A window from Actinomycetota bacterium encodes these proteins:
- a CDS encoding CoA pyrophosphatase, with protein MASTALLAGLSTALDQDPRHEPAPGDRLASVLVPIVDAASIVFTRRTEELPRHPGEISFPGGIRHQDDASPLDTALRETEEELGIAPSSVDVLGALPPVATFVSRILIVPFVGVLQAGRRFHPNPGEIAEVLTYRVDELMAAETQVEWRRGKGVYVGQAYEMGDHTIWGATAKILGSLLEVVRRVDA; from the coding sequence ATGGCCTCCACGGCGCTGCTCGCCGGTCTTTCAACCGCGCTCGACCAGGATCCTCGGCACGAGCCGGCTCCAGGCGACCGCCTGGCATCCGTCCTCGTCCCGATCGTGGACGCTGCGTCCATCGTGTTCACGCGACGAACCGAAGAGCTCCCGCGGCATCCCGGCGAGATCTCGTTCCCCGGAGGGATCCGGCACCAGGACGACGCGTCCCCGCTCGACACGGCGCTCCGCGAGACCGAGGAAGAGCTGGGTATCGCGCCGTCGAGCGTCGACGTGCTCGGTGCGCTCCCGCCGGTGGCCACGTTCGTCTCGCGGATCTTGATCGTTCCGTTCGTCGGTGTCCTCCAGGCCGGTCGGAGGTTCCACCCGAACCCGGGCGAGATCGCCGAGGTGCTCACCTACCGCGTCGACGAGCTCATGGCGGCAGAGACGCAGGTCGAATGGCGCCGCGGCAAGGGGGTCTATGTGGGGCAGGCCTACGAGATGGGGGACCACACGATCTGGGGAGCGACGGCGAAGATCCTTGGGAGTCTCCTCGAGGTCGTCCGGCGGGTGGACGCATGA
- a CDS encoding CoA-binding protein, producing MSQSNTKPDAPSDDELREILSEAKTIAVVGLSSKPDRPSYEVSEFLQQRGYRIVPINPNETEILGERAYPTLLDVPDDVAIDVVDVFRRPEHTPPIAEHAVARRAKMLWLQDGIANDEARRIAEDAGLRVVMDDCIKREVRRLLPPA from the coding sequence ATGAGCCAATCGAACACGAAGCCCGACGCCCCCTCGGACGACGAGCTTCGCGAGATCCTGTCCGAGGCGAAGACGATCGCCGTCGTGGGCCTGTCGTCCAAGCCGGATCGGCCGTCGTACGAGGTGTCCGAGTTCTTGCAGCAACGCGGGTACCGCATCGTCCCGATCAACCCGAACGAGACCGAGATCCTCGGCGAGCGTGCGTATCCGACGCTGCTCGATGTTCCGGACGACGTCGCGATCGATGTCGTCGACGTGTTCCGTCGCCCGGAGCACACGCCGCCAATCGCCGAGCATGCCGTCGCCCGACGCGCGAAGATGCTCTGGTTGCAGGACGGCATCGCGAATGACGAAGCGCGCCGGATCGCAGAGGACGCGGGCCTGAGGGTCGTGATGGACGACTGCATCAAGAGGGAAGTGAGGCGGCTGCTGCCGCCTGCGTAA
- a CDS encoding VOC family protein, whose amino-acid sequence MLRIDHVVFAVPDLDAAADRFRREHGLDSAPGGRHPGWGTANRIVPLGDEYVELIAVEDEAVAAGTRFGRAVDERAQRGGGWLAISVSTDDLDAVAGRLGLDVTAGARERPDGTEVRWRSAGLEDPRREAFLPFFISWEGAGASHPGRLRAGHGVQATGIARIDVQGDERSLRSWLGGDDLPIRVTDAGARIISVALATHDGQLVIS is encoded by the coding sequence GTGCTCCGGATCGACCACGTCGTCTTTGCCGTACCTGACCTCGACGCCGCCGCCGATCGTTTCCGTCGCGAACACGGTCTCGACTCGGCGCCCGGAGGGCGCCATCCAGGGTGGGGAACGGCAAACCGCATCGTTCCCCTGGGCGACGAGTACGTCGAGCTGATCGCGGTCGAAGACGAGGCCGTCGCGGCGGGAACGCGGTTCGGACGAGCGGTGGACGAGCGAGCGCAGCGGGGCGGCGGGTGGCTCGCCATTTCCGTATCGACGGACGACCTCGATGCCGTGGCCGGGAGACTTGGGCTCGACGTGACCGCAGGCGCGCGCGAACGTCCCGACGGGACCGAGGTCAGATGGCGGAGCGCCGGTCTGGAGGATCCGCGCCGCGAGGCGTTCCTGCCGTTCTTCATCTCCTGGGAGGGAGCGGGTGCATCTCACCCAGGCCGCCTTCGCGCCGGTCATGGCGTTCAGGCCACGGGGATCGCGCGGATCGACGTTCAGGGCGACGAGCGTTCGTTGCGCTCGTGGCTCGGTGGCGATGATCTCCCCATCCGCGTGACGGATGCTGGCGCGCGGATCATCTCCGTCGCGCTCGCGACGCACGACGGTCAGCTCGTGATCAGCTGA
- a CDS encoding cystathionine gamma-synthase, giving the protein MRFETRAIHVGQDPDAEFGAVSVPIYQTSTYAQPAVAKPKAYDYARSGNPTREALQEVLASLEGGTRALSFSSGLGATTTLLLTLRPGDHVVLGDDVYGGTYRLLARVMNGWGVEFDTVNLADEVSLRSTIRDRTRIVWLETPTNPLMKIVDIERVAAISREAGAMCVVDNTFATPYLQRPLELGADVVVHSVTKYLGGHSDLIGGAIVTSDDELIERLTFLQNAAGAVPGPMDCFLALRGVKTLAIRMEAHCTGAERVAGFLAGHPKVARVHYPGLPDHPGHDVAARQMRRFGGMLSFETRSRDDAIAVAERTRIFFLAESLGGVESLIEVPGPMTHASVAGSPLEVPESLVRVSVGIEHPDDLVADLEQALS; this is encoded by the coding sequence ATGCGGTTCGAGACCCGGGCCATCCACGTCGGGCAGGACCCTGACGCCGAGTTCGGCGCGGTCAGCGTCCCGATCTATCAGACCTCGACGTACGCGCAACCGGCGGTCGCCAAGCCGAAGGCGTACGACTATGCCCGCAGCGGAAATCCCACGAGAGAGGCGCTGCAGGAGGTCCTCGCCTCCCTCGAGGGTGGAACGCGCGCGCTGTCGTTCTCGAGCGGTCTGGGGGCGACGACGACACTCCTGCTGACGCTCCGCCCCGGCGACCACGTCGTGCTCGGCGACGACGTCTACGGCGGGACGTACCGGCTGCTCGCCCGAGTGATGAACGGGTGGGGCGTCGAGTTCGACACGGTCAATCTGGCCGATGAGGTGTCACTCCGCTCGACGATCCGTGATCGAACGCGGATCGTGTGGCTCGAGACGCCGACCAACCCGTTGATGAAGATCGTCGACATCGAGCGCGTCGCCGCGATCTCGCGCGAAGCGGGCGCGATGTGCGTCGTCGACAACACCTTCGCCACGCCATACCTCCAGCGGCCTCTCGAGCTCGGCGCCGACGTCGTCGTCCATTCGGTGACGAAGTACCTCGGCGGCCACTCCGATCTGATCGGCGGCGCGATCGTCACGAGCGACGACGAGCTGATCGAACGGCTCACGTTCCTGCAGAACGCGGCGGGGGCGGTTCCGGGACCGATGGACTGTTTCCTCGCGTTACGGGGAGTGAAGACCCTGGCCATCCGGATGGAGGCGCACTGCACGGGCGCCGAGCGCGTCGCCGGGTTCCTCGCCGGCCATCCAAAGGTGGCCCGGGTCCATTACCCGGGGCTGCCGGATCACCCCGGCCACGATGTCGCCGCGCGGCAGATGCGACGGTTCGGAGGCATGCTGAGCTTCGAGACCCGCTCGCGCGACGACGCGATCGCCGTGGCCGAACGCACGAGGATCTTCTTCCTCGCGGAGTCGCTCGGCGGCGTCGAGTCGCTGATCGAGGTTCCCGGGCCGATGACCCACGCCAGCGTGGCCGGCTCGCCGCTCGAGGTTCCCGAGTCGCTCGTGCGGGTCTCGGTGGGGATCGAGCACCCCGACGACCTCGTCGCCGACCTGGAACAGGCGCTCAGCTGA
- a CDS encoding cystathionine beta-synthase has protein sequence MEVLDSFLDAVGDTPLVRLNKISRGLRPTVLAKLEMLNPGGSVKDRIGLRMIEAAERAGLLKPGGTIVEPTSGNTGHGLAIAAAIRDYKCIFVMPDKMSQEKISLLRAYGAEVVITPTAVAPESPESYYRVADRLTEEIPGAFQPNQYFNEDNPAAHEATTGPEIWRQTDGRVTAFIAGVGTGGTITGVARYLKKQNPDILVVGADPEGSIFSGDVHPYLTEGIGEDFWPRTFDPSTVDRYVRVTDRDAFRMARRITREEGILVGGSSGTAVVAAVEVARELGPDDVVVVILPDTGRNYLSKLYSDAWLLQYGLTERPEVVRVEEVLGGRHGEVPPLVTVNARDKVRQAIDVLQRYSISQAPVVREDSMDVAQFVGSIRERELLDRIFRDPDALQADVAEVMGPPITMVEFDEPVDVAFEGLQHGPAVLVVKAGQALGVLTRSDFLEYLAHRPRD, from the coding sequence TTGGAGGTTCTCGACTCGTTCCTGGATGCCGTGGGCGATACGCCTCTCGTCCGCCTGAACAAGATCTCCCGCGGCCTTCGCCCGACCGTCCTGGCGAAGCTCGAGATGCTGAACCCCGGCGGGAGCGTCAAGGACCGGATAGGCCTTCGGATGATCGAGGCCGCCGAGCGGGCCGGCCTGCTGAAGCCGGGCGGCACGATCGTCGAGCCGACATCCGGCAACACGGGCCACGGGCTGGCCATCGCGGCGGCGATCCGCGACTACAAGTGCATCTTCGTGATGCCGGACAAGATGAGTCAGGAGAAGATCTCGCTCCTGCGCGCGTACGGCGCCGAGGTCGTGATCACCCCGACGGCCGTCGCGCCCGAGTCGCCCGAGTCGTACTACCGCGTGGCGGACCGCCTCACGGAGGAGATCCCCGGCGCGTTCCAACCGAACCAGTACTTCAACGAAGACAACCCGGCTGCCCACGAGGCGACGACGGGTCCGGAGATCTGGCGGCAGACCGACGGGCGGGTCACGGCGTTCATCGCCGGCGTCGGCACCGGTGGCACGATCACCGGCGTCGCCAGATACCTCAAGAAGCAGAACCCGGACATCCTGGTCGTCGGAGCCGACCCCGAGGGGTCCATCTTCTCCGGCGACGTCCACCCGTACCTCACCGAAGGTATCGGCGAAGACTTCTGGCCGCGGACGTTCGACCCGTCGACCGTCGATCGGTACGTGCGGGTCACCGACCGCGATGCGTTCCGAATGGCACGACGGATAACGCGCGAGGAGGGCATCCTCGTCGGCGGCTCGTCCGGAACGGCCGTCGTCGCGGCGGTAGAGGTCGCGCGCGAGCTCGGCCCGGACGACGTCGTGGTCGTGATCCTTCCTGACACCGGTCGGAACTACTTGTCGAAGCTGTACTCGGACGCGTGGCTGCTCCAGTACGGGCTGACCGAACGGCCCGAGGTGGTCCGCGTCGAGGAGGTGCTGGGGGGCCGCCACGGCGAGGTGCCACCGCTCGTGACGGTGAACGCTCGCGACAAGGTTCGGCAGGCCATCGACGTGCTTCAGCGATATTCGATCTCCCAGGCGCCGGTGGTACGCGAGGATTCCATGGACGTCGCGCAGTTCGTCGGCTCGATCCGCGAGCGAGAGCTGCTCGACCGGATCTTCCGCGATCCCGATGCGCTGCAGGCCGACGTGGCGGAGGTCATGGGGCCTCCGATCACGATGGTCGAGTTCGACGAGCCGGTCGACGTGGCGTTCGAGGGGCTCCAGCACGGGCCGGCTGTCCTCGTCGTCAAGGCCGGCCAAGCGCTCGGCGTGCTGACGCGGAGCGACTTCCTGGAGTACCTCGCGCACCGGCCCCGCGACTGA
- a CDS encoding response regulator, with amino-acid sequence MSDEAAVAGGGSVLVVDDDPFIARLLEIELKASGYDVRVASDGARALEMARENCPELVLADVMMPNMDGLELTRQLRRDSRTASVSVIMLTTRGLSEDKLQGFAAGADDYIVKPFDTPELLARIRGVLRRAKEMRQQSPLTGLPGNVRIEEEIEQRVQKGAEFAILYADLDHFKAFNDHYGFLRGDQAIQVTARLIQTTASDRGGPNTFVGHIGGDDFVVLCDAGEAEEIAELLVQRFDVAVPDLYDDDDRERGCIEVTNRRGEVQQFPFLSISIGVATTAHRSFEHFAEAVAIATEMKMYTKLTPGSSWAVDRRSS; translated from the coding sequence GTGAGCGACGAGGCCGCCGTCGCAGGCGGCGGTTCGGTGCTCGTGGTGGACGACGACCCGTTCATCGCCCGGCTCCTCGAGATCGAGCTGAAGGCGTCCGGGTACGACGTCCGGGTGGCGAGTGACGGCGCTCGCGCGCTGGAGATGGCCAGGGAGAACTGCCCGGAGCTGGTCCTTGCCGACGTGATGATGCCGAACATGGACGGTTTGGAGCTCACGAGACAGCTCCGGCGGGACAGCCGAACGGCTTCGGTCAGCGTGATCATGCTCACCACGCGAGGTCTCTCCGAGGACAAGCTCCAGGGGTTTGCGGCTGGTGCGGACGACTACATCGTCAAGCCCTTCGACACGCCGGAGCTCCTCGCCCGGATCCGTGGCGTCCTCCGGCGGGCGAAGGAGATGCGCCAACAGTCGCCGCTCACGGGCCTTCCCGGCAACGTTCGGATCGAGGAGGAGATCGAGCAGCGCGTCCAGAAGGGTGCCGAGTTCGCGATCCTGTACGCCGACCTCGACCACTTCAAGGCGTTCAACGACCACTACGGCTTCCTGCGGGGAGATCAGGCGATCCAGGTCACGGCCCGACTGATCCAGACCACGGCGAGCGATCGCGGCGGTCCCAACACGTTCGTCGGGCACATCGGTGGCGACGATTTCGTCGTCCTATGCGACGCCGGTGAGGCCGAGGAGATCGCCGAGCTTCTCGTGCAGCGGTTCGATGTGGCGGTTCCCGATCTGTACGACGACGACGATCGCGAGCGCGGTTGTATCGAGGTGACGAACCGCCGTGGTGAGGTGCAGCAGTTCCCGTTCCTGTCGATCTCCATCGGCGTGGCGACCACGGCGCACCGGTCCTTCGAGCACTTTGCCGAGGCCGTTGCGATCGCCACGGAGATGAAGATGTACACGAAGTTGACGCCCGGCTCATCGTGGGCCGTAGACCGTCGGAGCTCTTAG
- a CDS encoding EAL domain-containing protein, protein MADAPIRVMVADDEAVIRDTLAELVASDPALELVGSARNADEAIAVAEATHPDVALVDVRMPGGGGMRVAEVVHSSLPKTRVLALTVAADRTTVVHMLESGAVGYLVKGTAPTEIVASIVRAARGQPSISPDVMTGLVKGLAEQLQREETESIELQARTALITAAMEGDGRSIVYQPIVELEDHSVVGMEALSRFNDTESDWTVDRWFAVAAEIGLGAELELACARTALSDLDMIPLDRFVSVNLSHRAAESEGLLELLDAVEADRVVVELTEHEAVEDYDRLMAAVARVRDRGTRVAIDDAGAGFASLRHILRIEPDIIKLDISLTRDVHTHRPQRALAAALVSFADELGMSVIAEGVERQEEQDTLIELGVRLGQGYFMGRPAPLPKPS, encoded by the coding sequence GTGGCCGACGCGCCGATCCGGGTGATGGTCGCCGACGATGAAGCGGTCATTCGAGACACGCTCGCCGAGCTGGTCGCCTCAGATCCGGCGCTCGAGCTCGTCGGCTCCGCTCGGAACGCCGATGAGGCCATCGCCGTCGCCGAGGCGACGCACCCCGACGTTGCTCTCGTCGACGTCCGGATGCCGGGTGGCGGTGGGATGCGAGTGGCGGAGGTCGTCCACTCGAGCCTGCCGAAGACGCGGGTGCTCGCGCTCACCGTGGCCGCCGATCGCACGACCGTCGTTCACATGCTCGAGAGCGGGGCCGTCGGCTACCTGGTGAAGGGAACGGCGCCGACGGAGATCGTGGCGTCGATCGTGCGCGCCGCGCGCGGCCAGCCGAGCATCTCGCCGGACGTGATGACCGGCCTGGTGAAGGGTCTGGCCGAACAGCTCCAGCGCGAGGAGACCGAGTCGATCGAACTGCAGGCGCGAACCGCCCTGATCACCGCGGCGATGGAGGGCGACGGGCGTTCGATCGTGTACCAGCCGATCGTCGAGCTCGAGGACCACAGCGTCGTCGGGATGGAGGCGCTCTCCCGATTCAACGACACCGAGTCTGATTGGACCGTCGATCGATGGTTCGCCGTGGCAGCGGAGATCGGGCTCGGCGCCGAGCTGGAGCTCGCGTGTGCACGAACGGCGCTGTCCGACCTCGACATGATCCCGCTCGACCGGTTCGTCTCCGTGAACCTGTCCCACCGCGCGGCGGAGTCGGAAGGGTTGCTCGAGCTCCTCGACGCGGTCGAGGCGGACCGGGTCGTCGTCGAGCTCACCGAACACGAAGCCGTCGAGGACTATGACCGGCTGATGGCGGCCGTTGCCCGGGTCCGCGATCGGGGGACACGCGTGGCCATCGATGACGCCGGGGCGGGGTTCGCCAGCCTCAGGCACATCCTTCGCATCGAACCCGACATCATCAAGCTCGACATCAGCCTGACGAGAGACGTGCACACTCATCGCCCCCAGCGTGCCCTCGCGGCGGCGCTCGTCTCGTTCGCCGACGAGCTCGGCATGTCCGTGATCGCCGAGGGGGTGGAACGGCAGGAGGAACAAGACACGCTGATCGAGCTCGGCGTGCGGCTCGGGCAAGGCTACTTCATGGGACGGCCCGCCCCGCTACCGAAACCGAGCTAA
- the hutU gene encoding urocanate hydratase, whose amino-acid sequence MSSREIRAPRGNQLTCKAWPQEGALRMLMNNLDPDVAERPEDLVVYGGTGRAARSWEAFDAIVRTLRDLESDETLLVQSGKPVAVFRTHPMAPRVLISNAMLVPKWADWDTFRELEAAGLTMYGQMTAGSWIYIGSQGILQGTFETFAEAASQSFDGSLRGTITLTGGLGGMGGAQPLAVTMNEGVALCVDVDPARIERRIKTRYLDRETADLDEAVRWASEAREAGEAVSIGVVGNCAEVLPELVRRGFGPDLVTDQTSAHDPLGGYVPAGVSPEEADSLRSSDPQEYERRAYESMARHVEAMVAFQDGGAVVFDYGNNLRAGAAAGGLLRDRAYAYPGFVPAFVRPMFFEGKGPFRWVALSGDPEDIHKTDVAVAQLFPDNERLRRWLDMAEERVTFQGLPARICWLGYGERAKAGLRFNEMVRSGELSAPIVIGRDHLDSGSVASPYRETEAMKDGSDAIADWPILNALVNTAAGAHWVSVHHGGGVGIGYSIHAGMVVVADGTDDAAERLARVLTSDPGTGVVRHADAGYEEALAVAAERGVRLPWRE is encoded by the coding sequence ATGTCGTCTCGCGAGATCCGGGCTCCACGCGGCAACCAGCTGACGTGCAAAGCGTGGCCGCAGGAGGGGGCGCTCCGGATGTTGATGAACAACCTGGACCCGGACGTCGCCGAGCGGCCCGAAGACCTGGTCGTCTACGGCGGAACCGGACGCGCGGCGAGGTCCTGGGAGGCGTTCGACGCCATCGTCCGGACCCTCCGAGATCTGGAGAGCGACGAGACGCTGCTCGTGCAATCGGGAAAGCCGGTCGCCGTGTTTCGAACGCATCCGATGGCGCCGCGCGTGTTGATCTCGAACGCGATGCTCGTGCCGAAGTGGGCCGATTGGGACACATTCCGCGAGTTGGAGGCCGCCGGGCTCACGATGTACGGCCAGATGACCGCGGGCTCGTGGATCTACATCGGCTCGCAAGGCATCTTGCAAGGAACGTTCGAGACGTTCGCCGAAGCTGCGTCGCAGAGCTTCGACGGCTCGCTGCGCGGGACGATCACGCTGACCGGCGGGCTCGGCGGCATGGGCGGCGCGCAGCCGCTCGCGGTGACGATGAACGAGGGCGTCGCGCTGTGCGTCGATGTCGATCCGGCGAGGATCGAACGTCGGATCAAGACCAGATACCTCGACCGCGAGACGGCTGATCTCGACGAAGCCGTTCGATGGGCTTCTGAAGCGAGGGAAGCCGGCGAGGCGGTCTCGATCGGAGTCGTCGGCAACTGCGCAGAGGTGTTACCGGAGCTCGTGCGGCGTGGGTTCGGGCCAGACCTGGTGACCGATCAAACGAGCGCGCACGATCCGCTCGGCGGGTACGTCCCCGCCGGCGTGTCGCCGGAGGAAGCCGATTCGCTCCGCTCGTCCGATCCGCAGGAGTACGAACGTCGCGCATACGAGTCAATGGCTCGTCACGTCGAGGCGATGGTCGCCTTTCAGGACGGCGGCGCGGTCGTGTTCGACTACGGGAACAACCTCCGAGCGGGCGCCGCCGCCGGGGGGCTCTTGCGCGATCGCGCCTACGCGTACCCGGGGTTCGTTCCCGCGTTCGTGCGCCCGATGTTCTTCGAGGGCAAGGGACCGTTCCGGTGGGTCGCGCTCTCAGGCGACCCCGAGGACATCCACAAGACGGACGTCGCGGTCGCCCAGCTGTTCCCCGACAACGAACGGCTCCGACGGTGGTTGGACATGGCCGAGGAGCGCGTCACGTTCCAGGGGTTGCCGGCGCGGATCTGCTGGCTCGGTTACGGGGAGCGTGCGAAAGCCGGGCTCCGGTTCAACGAGATGGTTCGGTCCGGCGAGCTGTCCGCACCGATCGTGATCGGACGTGACCACCTCGACTCGGGAAGTGTGGCGAGCCCGTACCGCGAAACCGAGGCGATGAAAGATGGCTCGGACGCCATCGCCGACTGGCCGATCCTGAACGCGTTGGTGAACACCGCCGCCGGGGCGCACTGGGTGAGCGTGCACCACGGCGGCGGCGTCGGCATCGGCTACTCGATCCACGCCGGCATGGTGGTCGTCGCCGACGGAACGGACGACGCTGCTGAGCGCCTCGCGCGCGTGCTCACATCGGACCCCGGGACGGGCGTGGTTCGTCATGCCGATGCCGGCTACGAGGAGGCGCTGGCCGTCGCGGCCGAGCGCGGCGTCCGCCTTCCCTGGCGCGAGTAG
- a CDS encoding DUF983 domain-containing protein — protein MLGPFDDLDPDDPRGEIVPSTALSGPATTSRDNSRTSQRRRSADEPGAVTAFSRGAIRRCPRCGGGRLFETWFRIKRRCPRCGLRLEREEGGFLGAMTINYAVTAAVWLIVLIFWLVVDLPDVHVLWLTLASIGVAIAVPLLFWPFSKTTWAAVDYLVYRTDPEYASREAADRASGNGGRA, from the coding sequence ATGCTCGGACCCTTCGACGATCTCGATCCCGACGACCCCCGCGGGGAGATCGTCCCGTCGACCGCGCTATCCGGACCGGCGACGACGTCGCGCGACAACTCACGGACATCGCAACGACGCCGATCCGCGGACGAGCCAGGAGCGGTGACGGCCTTCTCCCGCGGAGCGATTCGGCGTTGTCCGCGGTGCGGCGGTGGGCGCCTGTTCGAGACGTGGTTCAGGATCAAACGCCGATGCCCGCGCTGCGGCCTCCGCCTGGAACGAGAGGAGGGCGGGTTCCTCGGCGCGATGACGATCAACTATGCGGTCACGGCGGCCGTCTGGCTGATCGTCCTGATCTTTTGGTTGGTCGTCGACCTGCCAGACGTCCACGTCCTGTGGCTCACCCTCGCGTCGATCGGCGTGGCCATCGCCGTCCCTCTGCTGTTCTGGCCGTTTTCGAAGACGACCTGGGCGGCCGTCGACTACCTCGTCTACCGAACCGATCCGGAGTACGCGTCACGGGAAGCGGCCGACCGCGCGAGCGGCAACGGCGGCCGCGCCTAG
- the hutH gene encoding histidine ammonia-lyase, with the protein MPVRVGERLSLHDVVEVAHGETVELSDAAADRIRAARSVIESAIESNATVYGVTTGFGSLANVRIEPQRADALQQHIVRSHATSVGRPLSREEARAMLLLRAHVLALGHSGVRVELVERMVEMLNRDLVPVVPEQGSLGASGDLAPLANLSLTLLGRGEIVRDGTRLSARDALAAAGLEPLELSAKEGLALVNGTQGMLAVGILAADRVERLVKTSDVVAAMTIEAALGSDRVFDERLAALRPHPGVVASTSNLRRLLDGSAIVASHRDSPHLVQDAYSIRCAPQVNGATREALRFTTSILDVEANAVSDNPIVLPDAGEVLSGGNFHGQPVAVALDTLATAIVPLASVAERRLYRLLDPARNNGLPAFLVEDTGLNSGFMLVQYTAASLVSECKTLAHPASVDSIPSSAGQEDHVSMGMTSARHAREVVTNAEIVIALEAFAAAQALDLRAALESAAGTRAAREAIRARVAFLDEDRELGDDIAAVTELVRSGALLDAAEGAVGPLD; encoded by the coding sequence GTGCCTGTCCGTGTCGGCGAGCGGCTTTCATTGCACGACGTCGTCGAGGTCGCGCACGGCGAGACGGTGGAGCTTTCGGACGCCGCCGCCGACCGGATCCGAGCCGCCCGCTCGGTGATCGAGTCTGCGATCGAGTCGAACGCGACCGTCTACGGCGTCACGACCGGCTTCGGCAGCCTGGCGAACGTTCGGATCGAACCCCAACGGGCGGACGCGCTCCAGCAGCACATCGTCCGCTCGCACGCGACCTCGGTGGGCCGGCCGCTCTCCCGCGAGGAGGCGCGCGCGATGCTGCTGCTCCGGGCACACGTCCTCGCGCTCGGGCACTCGGGCGTCCGCGTCGAGCTCGTCGAGCGGATGGTCGAGATGCTCAACCGGGACCTCGTTCCCGTCGTTCCGGAGCAGGGATCGCTCGGTGCGTCGGGCGACCTCGCGCCGCTGGCGAACCTGTCACTCACGTTGCTCGGCCGCGGCGAGATCGTTCGGGACGGCACACGCCTCTCGGCACGTGATGCCCTTGCCGCCGCGGGCCTCGAGCCGCTCGAGCTCAGCGCCAAGGAAGGGCTGGCGCTGGTGAACGGCACACAGGGCATGTTGGCCGTCGGGATCCTCGCCGCCGATCGCGTCGAGCGGCTCGTGAAGACGAGCGACGTCGTCGCGGCGATGACCATCGAAGCCGCACTCGGGTCGGATCGCGTCTTCGACGAACGACTCGCCGCGTTGCGACCACATCCGGGCGTCGTGGCGTCCACGTCGAACCTGCGGCGACTGCTCGATGGCAGCGCCATCGTCGCCTCACACCGCGACAGTCCGCACCTCGTTCAGGACGCGTACTCGATCCGGTGCGCACCACAGGTGAACGGGGCCACGCGCGAGGCGCTCCGGTTCACGACCTCGATCCTCGACGTCGAGGCGAACGCGGTCTCGGACAATCCGATCGTCCTGCCCGACGCCGGCGAGGTTCTCTCCGGCGGGAACTTCCACGGCCAGCCCGTCGCCGTTGCGCTCGACACCCTCGCCACGGCGATCGTCCCTCTCGCGAGTGTTGCCGAACGGCGCCTGTACCGGCTGCTCGACCCGGCACGCAACAACGGCCTCCCTGCGTTCCTGGTCGAGGACACCGGCCTGAACTCTGGGTTCATGCTCGTGCAGTACACAGCCGCATCGCTCGTCTCCGAGTGCAAGACGCTCGCCCATCCCGCGTCCGTCGATTCGATCCCGTCCTCGGCCGGTCAGGAAGATCACGTCAGCATGGGTATGACGTCGGCGAGACACGCTCGGGAGGTGGTGACGAACGCCGAGATCGTCATCGCGCTCGAGGCGTTCGCCGCGGCACAAGCGCTGGATCTGCGCGCGGCGCTGGAGTCTGCGGCAGGAACGCGTGCGGCGAGAGAAGCGATCCGCGCTCGCGTCGCGTTCCTCGACGAGGACCGTGAGCTGGGCGACGACATCGCCGCGGTTACCGAGCTCGTTCGCTCGGGAGCCTTGCTCGACGCGGCCGAGGGAGCGGTCGGCCCGCTGGATTAG
- a CDS encoding Mth938-like domain-containing protein, giving the protein MGRISGYRFGHVLVDGESHARDVIVLPGRVVASWWRRDGHALALDDLDDVLDELPERLVVGCGAASRMRPDSAALAELRRRGIDVETYPTEEAVRRFAACDPAKTAAALHLTC; this is encoded by the coding sequence ATGGGTCGGATCAGCGGCTACCGGTTTGGGCACGTCCTCGTGGACGGAGAGTCACACGCCCGTGATGTGATCGTCCTACCAGGGCGTGTCGTCGCGAGCTGGTGGCGGCGAGACGGTCACGCGTTGGCGCTCGACGATCTGGACGACGTCCTCGATGAGCTTCCGGAGCGGCTCGTCGTCGGGTGTGGAGCCGCGTCGCGGATGCGTCCGGACTCGGCAGCGCTCGCCGAGCTCCGCCGGCGTGGGATCGACGTCGAGACCTACCCGACAGAGGAGGCCGTACGACGATTCGCGGCCTGCGACCCCGCAAAGACCGCGGCGGCCCTTCACCTCACCTGCTGA